From Vibrio crassostreae, one genomic window encodes:
- a CDS encoding alkene reductase encodes MTNALFQPIQLGNIELKNRIVMPPMTRSRATQPGNSANEMMAAYYAQRASAGLIVAEGTQISPLGQGYAWTPGIYSDEQIAGWKKVTDAVHEKGGVIFAQLWHVGRVTHPDNIDGEQPISSSAIKAENVKVFIDNGTDEPGFVDVVEPREMTKEDIKEVVEQYRQAALNAIEAGFDGIELHAANGYLINQFIDSEANNRTDEYGGSIENRLRFLGEVVEAMVEEIGADRVGVRLAPFTSLNGTVDATPVETYTAAAAYLNLYKIVYLHIAEVDWDDAPETPKAFKTAVREAFKGVLIYAGKYDSERGEQAVAEGVTDMVGFGRPFVANPDLPARIQNGFPLAPHDPNTLFGGAEKGLTDYPEYAG; translated from the coding sequence ATGACAAACGCACTATTTCAACCAATTCAACTTGGTAATATCGAACTAAAAAACCGTATTGTTATGCCTCCGATGACTCGCTCTCGTGCAACGCAACCTGGTAACTCAGCAAACGAAATGATGGCGGCTTACTACGCTCAACGCGCTTCTGCGGGTTTGATTGTCGCAGAAGGCACACAGATTTCTCCATTGGGTCAGGGTTACGCTTGGACACCGGGTATCTACTCTGACGAGCAAATTGCTGGTTGGAAAAAAGTAACCGATGCCGTACATGAAAAAGGCGGCGTTATTTTTGCTCAGCTTTGGCATGTAGGTCGTGTAACTCACCCAGATAACATCGATGGTGAACAGCCAATTTCGTCTTCAGCTATCAAAGCGGAAAACGTGAAAGTCTTCATCGATAACGGCACTGATGAACCGGGGTTTGTTGACGTGGTTGAACCTCGTGAAATGACCAAAGAAGACATCAAAGAAGTGGTTGAGCAATATCGCCAAGCAGCCCTTAATGCAATCGAAGCAGGCTTTGATGGCATTGAGCTTCACGCAGCAAATGGCTACTTGATTAACCAATTTATTGATTCTGAAGCAAACAACCGTACCGATGAATACGGTGGTTCAATTGAAAACCGCCTGCGTTTCTTAGGTGAAGTGGTTGAAGCTATGGTTGAAGAGATTGGTGCTGACCGTGTTGGTGTTCGTCTTGCTCCGTTTACTTCGCTAAATGGCACAGTTGACGCGACGCCAGTTGAAACTTACACAGCGGCAGCCGCGTACCTAAACCTATACAAGATCGTTTACCTGCACATCGCAGAAGTAGACTGGGACGATGCGCCTGAAACGCCAAAAGCGTTCAAAACTGCGGTTCGTGAAGCTTTTAAAGGAGTACTGATTTACGCAGGTAAATACGACAGTGAGCGTGGCGAACAAGCGGTCGCAGAAGGCGTGACAGATATGGTTGGCTTTGGTCGTCCATTCGTAGCAAACCCAGACCTACCAGCTCGTATTCAAAATGGTTTCCCTCTAGCTCCGCACGATCCAAACACGCTGTTTGGCGGTGCTGAAAAAGGCTTAACGGATTACCCAGAATACGCAGGCTAA
- a CDS encoding DMT family transporter, with translation MMNVKAMRGELYLLCATLLAGVGWIASKLVVMEMPGPVFIGVRFVVASLILLPFCIHHIRKLSFKQILSLCGVGLLLSASLQVWVFAVSVTESLSEGAFIMSLAMIIAPFVSWILFRVKPNRAFWMSFPIAILGMLLLTLTNGWHVEQSQIYFLLASMLLSIHFVMNKRVITNIKPIASICIQLFVVGVSGLAFASMTTQPEFEITKTLVFWFIVSAVVATSIRYLLQTVGQHSVNMEVAALIMILEPVWTLLLSVSMLGETVEVQKLIGGAVIIASLFCYIKWSRKK, from the coding sequence ATGATGAATGTAAAAGCGATGCGTGGCGAGCTTTACCTCTTGTGTGCCACTTTACTGGCGGGGGTAGGATGGATTGCATCTAAGCTGGTGGTCATGGAAATGCCGGGACCTGTGTTCATTGGTGTACGTTTTGTTGTCGCGAGCCTGATTCTACTGCCATTCTGTATTCATCATATTCGCAAGCTGTCATTTAAGCAGATCCTGTCATTGTGTGGTGTCGGTTTACTCTTGTCTGCTTCACTTCAGGTGTGGGTGTTTGCTGTTTCGGTTACGGAGAGTTTGTCGGAAGGGGCTTTCATCATGAGTTTGGCGATGATCATTGCGCCGTTTGTCTCTTGGATTCTATTTCGAGTTAAGCCAAATCGTGCATTCTGGATGTCATTTCCTATCGCGATCCTCGGTATGTTACTGCTTACTCTCACCAACGGTTGGCACGTTGAGCAAAGCCAGATCTACTTCTTGTTAGCGTCGATGTTGCTCTCGATTCATTTTGTGATGAACAAACGTGTGATCACAAACATCAAGCCAATTGCTTCGATTTGTATTCAGCTTTTCGTAGTCGGAGTCAGTGGTTTGGCGTTTGCGTCTATGACGACACAGCCGGAATTTGAAATCACCAAAACGTTGGTGTTCTGGTTCATCGTGTCGGCGGTTGTTGCAACGTCTATTCGCTACCTATTACAAACGGTAGGCCAGCACTCAGTGAACATGGAAGTAGCGGCGCTTATCATGATTCTAGAGCCAGTATGGACACTATTACTTAGTGTGAGTATGTTGGGTGAAACGGTCGAGGTGCAAAAACTGATAGGTGGAGCGGTGATCATTGCTTCGCTGTTTTGCTACATCAAATGGTCGCGGAAAAAATAA
- a CDS encoding MarR family winged helix-turn-helix transcriptional regulator has product MPEEFDRQNSFGWMINVIANKATKDFDLELKKHGLSIALWPTLMCLWEEEGVTQRDIAAKSKVENSTTTRTLDKLEKLELVERRADPHSRRSFRIYLTEKGKALEEVLIPIPVKLNEELMAALDAQEQQQMIGLLKKMVAAV; this is encoded by the coding sequence ATGCCAGAAGAGTTTGATAGACAGAATAGTTTTGGATGGATGATCAATGTGATCGCCAACAAAGCGACCAAAGATTTCGATCTTGAGCTAAAGAAACACGGCTTAAGCATCGCATTGTGGCCAACCCTGATGTGTTTATGGGAAGAAGAAGGCGTTACCCAGCGTGATATTGCCGCTAAGTCGAAAGTAGAAAACTCAACGACAACACGAACATTAGATAAATTGGAAAAGCTTGAACTGGTAGAGCGCAGAGCTGATCCACACAGCCGACGCTCTTTTAGAATCTACCTTACAGAGAAAGGTAAAGCACTTGAAGAGGTGTTAATACCCATCCCTGTGAAGTTGAATGAAGAGCTAATGGCAGCACTTGATGCACAAGAGCAGCAACAGATGATCGGTTTACTTAAAAAAATGGTCGCCGCTGTCTAG
- a CDS encoding c-type cytochrome, whose protein sequence is MKKLTIALLIAAPVMAIAATEAVNNRQQAFSSIEKLNKQVSSELGNRNTDWKKVEELSEMLVEHGDVLNASFAEADTGGKAKKEVWSKPEKFNQLMLQMNQGFAEVYQASVEQDLLSAERGLTSANKTCKGCHRTYRSRW, encoded by the coding sequence ATGAAAAAACTGACTATCGCTTTACTTATCGCCGCGCCAGTAATGGCTATTGCTGCAACTGAAGCTGTGAATAATCGCCAACAGGCTTTCAGCTCAATTGAAAAACTCAATAAACAAGTGTCTTCAGAATTAGGAAACCGAAATACAGATTGGAAAAAGGTTGAGGAGTTAAGTGAAATGTTGGTGGAACATGGTGATGTCTTGAACGCGAGTTTTGCCGAAGCTGATACAGGAGGTAAGGCCAAGAAGGAGGTTTGGAGCAAGCCTGAGAAATTTAACCAACTGATGTTGCAGATGAATCAAGGCTTTGCAGAGGTTTACCAAGCGAGTGTTGAACAAGACTTGTTGAGTGCAGAGCGAGGGTTAACTTCTGCGAATAAGACGTGCAAAGGATGTCACCGTACTTATCGTTCTCGTTGGTAA
- the cyoE gene encoding heme o synthase: MLKSYLSITKPGIIFGNLISVAAGFFLAAKTEPASAMLLLTTLAGVGLVIASGCVVNNIFDRDIDQKMKRTQNRELVQGNINTDVAFIYALVMLLAGTALLFQFVNPMSAVVVLLGYVFYVFFYTMWYKRNSVYGTLVGSISGAVPPLVGYLGVTNYLSLEAVLLFIMFCLWQMPHSYAIAMFRIQDYRDAGIPVLPVKEGVDKAHQHMKAYVVAFGAVALGLFLLGEAGYEYLAVSAAVCFMWTKVTFRKVDCLNYIQWSKTVFKVSLLVVMSISGVLGLELIPLPFS, encoded by the coding sequence ATGCTGAAAAGTTATTTGTCTATTACCAAACCGGGCATCATTTTCGGCAACCTGATTTCTGTTGCGGCGGGGTTCTTCCTCGCTGCAAAAACAGAACCAGCCAGTGCGATGTTGTTACTGACAACGTTAGCGGGTGTAGGGCTTGTGATTGCATCAGGTTGTGTGGTGAACAACATCTTTGACCGAGATATTGACCAGAAAATGAAACGTACCCAGAACCGTGAATTGGTTCAGGGTAACATCAACACAGACGTGGCATTTATCTATGCGTTAGTCATGTTGTTGGCAGGCACGGCGTTGCTGTTTCAATTCGTTAATCCGATGTCTGCGGTTGTGGTGTTGCTTGGCTATGTGTTTTACGTCTTTTTCTACACCATGTGGTACAAGCGTAATTCCGTTTATGGCACCTTAGTCGGCAGTATTTCTGGCGCGGTACCGCCACTGGTTGGCTACCTTGGTGTCACGAACTACCTGAGCTTAGAAGCCGTTCTATTGTTCATCATGTTCTGTTTATGGCAGATGCCACACTCGTATGCGATTGCGATGTTCCGTATTCAAGATTACCGCGATGCAGGCATTCCTGTGTTACCGGTCAAAGAGGGTGTCGACAAAGCACATCAGCACATGAAAGCGTATGTCGTAGCGTTTGGCGCCGTTGCTCTGGGGCTATTTTTGCTCGGAGAAGCGGGTTATGAATACCTAGCGGTGTCGGCGGCCGTTTGCTTTATGTGGACCAAAGTGACGTTCCGAAAAGTCGATTGCCTCAACTACATTCAGTGGTCAAAGACCGTGTTTAAGGTGTCCCTGCTGGTGGTAATGAGCATCAGTGGTGTGCTGGGACTGGAGTTGATTCCACTGCCTTTTTCGTAA
- a CDS encoding thiol:disulfide interchange protein DsbA/DsbL, translated as MKKLFSLFTALLLSASVNAAQFEEGTHYKILDVAKADKPVVTEFFSFYCPHCYKFEGVIKYLKADLPKSASFQKVHVAFMGNNMAVPMAKAYATMVALDAEESMVPAMFAQIHEKQQTPKNEAELRDVFIDNGINAKKFDAAYNSFAVNSMQKRFDKEFDQSTLTGVPGVLVNNKYIVKPDQIKSYEEYNQLVNYLLTL; from the coding sequence ATGAAAAAACTATTTAGCCTCTTTACTGCTCTACTCTTAAGCGCTTCAGTAAACGCCGCACAATTTGAAGAAGGCACGCACTACAAAATCCTTGATGTAGCCAAGGCCGACAAGCCTGTCGTTACCGAATTTTTCTCTTTCTACTGCCCACATTGTTACAAGTTTGAAGGGGTCATTAAGTACCTAAAAGCAGACTTACCAAAGTCAGCAAGCTTCCAAAAAGTGCACGTCGCTTTTATGGGTAACAACATGGCAGTGCCAATGGCGAAGGCTTACGCGACCATGGTTGCGCTAGACGCTGAAGAAAGCATGGTTCCTGCCATGTTTGCTCAGATCCATGAGAAGCAACAAACACCAAAAAATGAAGCAGAACTGCGTGACGTTTTCATTGATAACGGTATCAATGCGAAGAAGTTTGATGCGGCATACAACAGCTTTGCAGTGAACTCGATGCAAAAACGTTTCGATAAAGAGTTTGATCAAAGCACACTAACAGGTGTTCCTGGAGTTCTGGTTAACAACAAATACATCGTGAAACCGGATCAAATCAAGAGCTACGAAGAGTACAACCAACTAGTGAATTACCTACTAACGCTCTAA
- a CDS encoding CBS domain-containing protein, whose protein sequence is MHSIKVKDYMTQQVVTFTPDMPLSLALDKVMRSHHMGGPVIDDNEQVIGFLSEQDLLEKLVKVSYFCQDTHLVGDCMHQEVLSVSPDLSIIELADMMQVGKPKAYPVIDNRKLVGMITRTDVLRAIGKNLEECFKHQV, encoded by the coding sequence ATGCATTCTATTAAAGTGAAAGATTACATGACGCAGCAGGTTGTGACATTTACTCCTGATATGCCGTTAAGTCTAGCGTTAGACAAAGTGATGCGTAGCCACCACATGGGTGGACCCGTAATCGATGATAACGAACAAGTGATAGGCTTCCTTTCTGAGCAGGATTTACTCGAGAAACTTGTGAAGGTCAGTTACTTCTGCCAAGACACACACCTTGTGGGTGATTGCATGCACCAAGAAGTACTGTCGGTGTCACCTGACTTATCCATTATTGAATTGGCGGACATGATGCAGGTGGGCAAACCTAAAGCATACCCTGTAATCGATAATCGAAAACTGGTGGGTATGATCACTAGAACCGATGTTTTGAGAGCAATCGGCAAGAACTTGGAAGAATGCTTCAAACATCAGGTATAG
- a CDS encoding peptidylprolyl isomerase yields MIILTTNFGDIEIELNLEKAPVTSKNFLKYCQDGFYEGTTFHRVIEGFMIQGGGHTIDMTEKPTRAPIVNEANRGLKNVIGSVAMARTDAPHSATAQFFINLDDNDFLDHTSTTNAGWGYAVFGKVSAGMDVVNKIAAAPTTIRWGHEDVPCEDIVITKVTVRD; encoded by the coding sequence ATGATCATTCTGACCACAAACTTTGGCGACATTGAAATTGAACTGAACCTTGAAAAAGCGCCAGTAACATCGAAAAACTTCCTTAAATACTGCCAAGATGGCTTCTACGAAGGCACGACATTTCACCGTGTTATTGAAGGTTTCATGATTCAAGGTGGTGGGCACACTATCGACATGACAGAAAAACCAACTCGCGCACCCATCGTCAACGAAGCAAACCGTGGCTTAAAGAACGTGATTGGCTCTGTAGCGATGGCTCGTACTGATGCACCACATTCTGCAACGGCACAGTTCTTCATCAACCTTGATGACAACGATTTCCTCGATCACACCTCAACAACCAACGCAGGCTGGGGTTACGCTGTATTTGGTAAAGTATCGGCAGGTATGGATGTGGTAAACAAGATCGCAGCCGCGCCAACGACCATTCGTTGGGGACATGAAGATGTACCTTGCGAAGATATTGTGATTACTAAAGTCACTGTTCGCGACTAA
- a CDS encoding cytochrome b/b6 domain-containing protein produces MKIWDLPTRLYHWLQATLFIGLAASGFSGNGPHIYLGLALFSLILWRLVWGMIGSDTSRFSQFMSSPRSAWLYLRGRAQPKPGHNPLGAWMVVGMITTLFVQCITGLAIAGFFDTLPYSEVIITDAVFDLLGTGHAIAAHMLIAFVALHLLAILAYKLRSKPLVLAMITGKQNQSLSTAHFGNGTQLAFSSNRKALLVLIASVLVTIAIVVMS; encoded by the coding sequence ATGAAAATTTGGGATCTACCGACTCGACTGTACCACTGGCTACAAGCCACACTATTCATTGGTCTAGCGGCATCAGGCTTTAGTGGCAATGGCCCACACATTTATCTAGGGCTAGCACTGTTTAGTTTGATTCTTTGGCGCTTGGTCTGGGGAATGATTGGTAGTGATACCAGCCGCTTTTCGCAATTTATGAGCTCACCTCGATCTGCTTGGCTGTACTTACGAGGCCGAGCTCAACCTAAGCCGGGGCATAATCCTCTCGGTGCTTGGATGGTTGTGGGGATGATTACAACCTTATTCGTCCAGTGCATCACTGGCCTCGCGATAGCAGGATTCTTCGACACATTACCGTACTCAGAAGTCATCATCACAGACGCTGTTTTTGACCTACTCGGCACCGGTCATGCTATTGCCGCACATATGTTAATCGCTTTTGTAGCACTGCATTTATTGGCTATCTTGGCCTACAAACTGCGCTCAAAGCCTTTAGTGCTCGCTATGATCACAGGCAAACAAAATCAATCGTTATCTACCGCTCATTTCGGAAATGGCACTCAATTGGCTTTTTCATCAAATAGAAAAGCATTATTGGTGCTAATTGCGTCGGTATTAGTTACGATAGCAATAGTTGTTATGTCATAA
- a CDS encoding efflux RND transporter periplasmic adaptor subunit — protein MKEMMIPYILIVWSLFATGALKKTIKNYTWAAIGGAVILGLLAIVSRLWAPVDMTNSSTVKAPHAVMSPIFGQQIDKVFVDHNQMVKEGDIIYTLVDIDSAADKAKIESSIVQKEEEIKQMTRDLDRAETSPEIFNMRDVEKYNSDLRVMHAELTSLEADLQKVNWAQEKKTIRAEFDGQVSIVNIAEGSVMGNMHLYNTSKKFLEMRISDQTYGYVQVGDFAEFFVDAYPGHVFRAKVHSFTAGTGEASISPLQGPQSVGQHVVQNGNGLGRTIVLEIFEPEGYNIPIGAAGSAWISAEKPHPFWGFIDVIGAATVRLQSYKSYLGAW, from the coding sequence ATGAAAGAGATGATGATTCCATACATTCTGATTGTATGGTCCCTATTTGCGACTGGCGCATTAAAGAAGACGATTAAGAACTACACTTGGGCTGCCATTGGCGGTGCTGTGATTCTTGGATTATTGGCTATCGTATCTCGCCTGTGGGCACCGGTTGATATGACCAACTCATCGACAGTGAAAGCACCACATGCAGTGATGTCTCCAATCTTTGGTCAACAGATCGATAAAGTGTTTGTCGACCACAACCAAATGGTGAAAGAAGGCGACATCATCTACACACTCGTTGATATCGATTCTGCCGCAGACAAAGCGAAGATCGAATCTTCTATCGTGCAGAAAGAAGAAGAAATCAAACAGATGACTCGCGACTTAGACCGCGCAGAAACATCGCCAGAGATCTTCAACATGCGTGACGTTGAAAAATACAACTCAGACCTGCGTGTCATGCACGCTGAGCTGACCTCATTAGAAGCCGACTTGCAGAAAGTTAACTGGGCACAAGAGAAAAAAACCATCCGAGCTGAATTTGATGGCCAAGTCTCTATCGTGAACATTGCGGAAGGTTCTGTCATGGGCAACATGCACCTTTACAACACCAGCAAAAAGTTCTTAGAGATGCGTATTTCAGACCAAACGTATGGCTATGTCCAGGTGGGCGATTTCGCTGAGTTTTTTGTAGACGCTTATCCGGGCCACGTGTTCCGAGCAAAGGTACACAGTTTTACCGCGGGTACAGGTGAAGCAAGTATTTCGCCACTTCAAGGACCACAAAGCGTTGGCCAACACGTAGTGCAAAATGGCAATGGCTTAGGCCGTACTATCGTACTCGAGATATTTGAACCAGAAGGTTACAACATCCCGATCGGCGCAGCGGGTTCGGCTTGGATTTCAGCAGAAAAGCCGCATCCATTCTGGGGCTTCATTGACGTGATTGGCGCAGCAACCGTTCGTCTACAATCGTACAAGTCTTACCTAGGCGCTTGGTAA
- a CDS encoding LysR family transcriptional regulator codes for MSNDIPNFNLLAVFSAVMEQGSLSKAADHLNTNQSTISTALGRLKNEIGQELFVRSGRGVVPTAYSQSLYEQIKAPINELNGVFQGMAGFDEASTERRFVASVPEHLKWMLLDRFSQLPNQGLSLEVYDQPDSDDQVHEDLLTQKFDLMIDIVLPEHPSMMSEKLYDSEFVIVCRNGHPRIKGEITEAQYLSEQHAVLARTRRQVRSLTHYTSLDLSSRKIVIHGSSMASNLMLCSQTDYITVAPLSMAIQFQERLGLQLFKPPFDYQPISHYLIWLKKQNTDPAHKWFREQIINTTNDMSKSLNSWRSAF; via the coding sequence ATGAGTAATGACATTCCGAATTTTAACTTATTGGCTGTGTTTTCTGCGGTGATGGAGCAGGGCAGTTTGAGTAAGGCTGCCGATCATTTAAATACCAATCAATCGACGATCAGCACTGCGCTCGGCCGACTGAAAAATGAAATTGGCCAAGAGTTGTTTGTACGTAGTGGGCGAGGGGTTGTGCCTACCGCGTATTCGCAAAGCCTGTATGAGCAAATCAAAGCGCCAATAAACGAGCTCAACGGCGTGTTTCAGGGTATGGCAGGGTTTGATGAAGCGAGCACGGAGCGCAGGTTTGTGGCTTCGGTTCCCGAGCATTTAAAGTGGATGTTGCTCGATCGATTTTCTCAGTTACCCAATCAAGGCTTGTCTCTTGAGGTGTATGATCAACCGGATAGTGATGATCAAGTCCATGAGGATCTATTAACTCAGAAGTTTGATTTGATGATCGACATTGTGTTGCCTGAGCATCCAAGCATGATGAGCGAAAAGCTCTACGACAGTGAGTTTGTGATCGTTTGCCGAAATGGACATCCTAGGATCAAAGGTGAGATCACCGAGGCGCAATATCTGAGTGAGCAACATGCGGTTTTGGCCAGAACACGTCGCCAAGTAAGAAGTTTGACTCACTATACTTCGTTAGACTTATCCTCGCGTAAGATTGTAATCCACGGCAGCTCTATGGCCAGTAATCTCATGCTGTGTAGCCAGACTGATTACATCACAGTTGCTCCGCTTTCTATGGCGATCCAGTTTCAGGAGCGTCTTGGTTTGCAGTTGTTCAAACCGCCTTTCGATTACCAACCTATCTCTCATTATCTTATCTGGTTGAAAAAGCAGAACACCGACCCGGCACATAAGTGGTTCAGAGAGCAGATCATTAATACGACTAATGACATGTCTAAATCGCTAAACAGTTGGCGCTCCGCTTTCTGA
- the gloA gene encoding lactoylglutathione lyase, translating to MKFLHTMIRVADLEKSIEFYTKVLGMKELERHVNNDYRYTLVFVGYEQGGTTIELTYNWDTNEYEMGNAFGHLALGVEDIYAACDKIKSLGGNVTREAGPVKGGSTHIAFITDPDGYQIELIQLG from the coding sequence ATGAAATTCCTACACACAATGATCCGAGTTGCTGATTTAGAAAAGTCTATTGAGTTCTACACCAAAGTTTTGGGTATGAAAGAACTTGAGCGCCACGTAAATAACGATTACCGCTACACATTGGTTTTTGTTGGTTACGAGCAAGGTGGCACAACCATCGAGCTGACTTACAACTGGGATACCAACGAATACGAAATGGGCAATGCATTTGGCCATTTGGCATTGGGTGTAGAAGATATTTACGCGGCATGTGACAAGATTAAATCGTTGGGTGGCAATGTGACTCGTGAAGCGGGTCCTGTAAAAGGTGGTTCAACACACATCGCTTTTATCACTGACCCAGACGGCTACCAAATCGAACTGATTCAACTAGGTTAA
- a CDS encoding glycosyl transferase family protein, with the protein MSSILECIRTVGRGERGRKPLSFEQAYRIMDEYLSGEVGDDQMAMLLMLIRVQNETNEEIAGFVKAFQSRVPDLGADIDWPCYAGKRNDNASGKPWNLLAAKILADSGYKVLMHGYMDKPSGRTHVESHLQDVGVQSAENPEHAKSILEQDGIAYLPLANFAPEAQTMIGWKHRYGLRTPINTVVRALNPGGGRLGLRGSFHPGFPQLHAEVEHVIGNKSHSVISFKGMNGESEYNPKVSQTVWMSSPDKVESFYWEEMMNLELPLPSQCVLGTSAEEMALMANTVVDSMTAILFAETHNKTEAYQKAVRLWHEYCAR; encoded by the coding sequence ATGAGTAGTATTTTAGAGTGTATTCGTACAGTTGGACGAGGAGAAAGAGGGCGTAAGCCTTTATCGTTCGAACAAGCCTACCGCATCATGGATGAGTATTTAAGCGGAGAAGTCGGCGACGACCAAATGGCTATGCTACTGATGCTGATTCGTGTGCAGAATGAAACCAATGAAGAGATCGCTGGCTTTGTAAAAGCGTTTCAATCTCGAGTGCCAGATTTAGGTGCTGATATTGATTGGCCGTGTTATGCAGGTAAGCGTAACGATAACGCCAGTGGTAAACCTTGGAACTTGCTGGCAGCAAAAATCCTCGCTGACAGTGGTTATAAAGTCTTAATGCATGGCTACATGGACAAACCGAGCGGTAGGACACACGTTGAAAGCCATTTGCAAGATGTTGGTGTGCAAAGTGCAGAGAACCCTGAACATGCTAAGTCGATTCTTGAACAAGACGGCATTGCTTATTTACCGCTAGCTAACTTTGCTCCCGAAGCGCAAACCATGATCGGTTGGAAACACCGTTACGGATTAAGAACACCAATTAACACGGTAGTTCGAGCATTGAACCCCGGTGGTGGTCGTTTAGGTCTGCGTGGTAGTTTCCATCCTGGCTTCCCACAACTTCATGCGGAAGTTGAGCATGTCATTGGCAATAAATCCCACTCGGTGATTTCATTCAAAGGGATGAATGGTGAGTCGGAATATAATCCTAAAGTTAGCCAAACGGTGTGGATGAGCTCTCCTGATAAAGTCGAGTCGTTCTACTGGGAAGAGATGATGAACTTAGAACTGCCACTTCCTAGTCAATGTGTACTTGGTACGTCGGCTGAAGAGATGGCGCTAATGGCAAATACCGTTGTCGACAGCATGACAGCCATTCTCTTTGCAGAAACGCACAATAAAACTGAGGCATATCAGAAAGCGGTGCGCTTGTGGCATGAGTATTGTGCGCGTTAG